Proteins from a single region of Mytilus trossulus isolate FHL-02 chromosome 2, PNRI_Mtr1.1.1.hap1, whole genome shotgun sequence:
- the LOC134708293 gene encoding gigasin-2-like: protein MNILTKLTIFVLMCYVSAKYNCKMDGCQNGGNCTYFGNCECAHGYVGYDCGVQMALRSFGPSCTIECMNGGTCFNTNMCYCTESFHGNRCQYQKENIQCGLEGIQITIMTSTKFQGEVTTKPNSTGCQFRNFMASNATLLRSYRLITPLSLQTTNPCHRAINRTVTPDKVTYSIDVAVSEKEGVYNPLRDRIVNFKCVYPRRIGEGSTQDNTQSYTPVELLYLDTRLQPLTQGVQEGDVFYIDFAPTTESGTNGLQVISMEAFSVHNGKVTTFKMIEKGCILPTAESRVKSMSQVEGTRPNGEKIHKTRIEMTAFSLYGNSYLHFNYDLKFCPGACPEIRCIRRQPIQPTQHQQPYHHFGGGPGLNIVI from the exons atgaatattttaactaaattaacaatttttgtgcTTATGTGCTATG TATCAGCTAAATATAACTGCAAGATGGATGGTTGTCAAAATGGAGGAAATTGTACATACTTTGGAAACTGTGAATGTGCACATGGTTACGTTGGATACGACTGTGGTGTTCAGATGG CTTTAAGAAGTTTTGGACCAAGTTGTACAATTGAATGCATGAACGGTGGCACATGTTTCAACACAAACATGTGTTACTGTACAGAGTCATTTCACGGCAATCGTTGTCAATATCAAAAAG AAAACATTCAGTGTGGATTGGAAGGAATACAGATTACAATTATGACCTCAACAAAATTCCAAGGGGAGGTTACAACAAAACCTAACAGCACAGGATGTCAGTTTAGAAATTTCATGGCTTCGAACGCGACTTTATTACGATCATACAGACTGATAACTCCATTATCACTACAAACAACAAACCCATGTCACAGAGCAATAAACAGAACGGTTACT CCTGATAAAGTGACATATTCCATAGATGTAGCCGTCTCAGAAAAGGAAGGAGTATACAACCCTCTGCGAGATAGAATTGTCAACTTTAAATGTGTTTATCCAAGAAG GATAGGTGAAGGTTCAACACAAGATAATACACAGTCATATACTCCAGTGGAACTACTTTATTTGGATACTAGGCTGCAGCCTCTTACACAAGGAGTTCAAGAAGGGGATGTCTTCTATATAGATTTTGCACCTACCACAGAATCAG GAACAAATGGATTACAAGTAATTAGTATGGAAGCATTTAGTGTACACAATGGCAAAGTCACCACATTCAAGATGATTGAAAAAGG ATGTATTTTACCGACAGCTGAATCTCGTGTCAAGTCGATGAGCCAGGTAGAAGGCACTCGTCCAAATGGAGAAAAAATCCACAAAACAAGAATTGAAATGACGGCTTTTTCATTGTACGGAAACAGCTACCTCCATTTCAACTATGACCTGAAATTTTGTCCTGGAGCTTGCCCCgag ATAAGATGTATTCGACGACAACCCATACAACCGACTCAGCATCAACAACCTTATCATCATTTTGGAGGAGGACCTGGCTTGAACATTGTCATTTGA